A genomic region of Brevibacillus sp. JNUCC-41 contains the following coding sequences:
- a CDS encoding ABC transporter ATP-binding protein produces the protein MSESVLKVQSLTKKIGKATIVDNVSFEIKSNEIFGLLGPNGAGKTTIIRMITGLINRTGGTVMINGSDLDNDFEGAMNQLGAIVENPEFYKYMTGRKNILHYARMSSNDISNERIEEVIKLVKLDHAIDKKVKTYSLGMRQRLGVAQAILHKPSLLIFDEPTNGLDPQGIREFRDYLKVLASEGVGILISSHLLSEMQLMCDSFAVIEKGKLIHTKEHILDEKTETINEVSFTVSDGKLAKNILQEQFGDITILKYDAKTISVSASREQTANINRSFIENQLDVYEIGITRKSLEDKFFEITEQEMRESV, from the coding sequence ATGTCTGAATCGGTTCTTAAGGTTCAATCCTTAACTAAAAAAATTGGAAAAGCAACCATTGTGGACAATGTTAGTTTTGAAATAAAAAGTAATGAAATATTTGGTTTGCTTGGTCCGAATGGGGCAGGGAAGACCACTATCATCCGTATGATCACAGGTCTCATCAATCGTACGGGCGGTACTGTCATGATCAATGGCAGTGACCTCGATAATGATTTCGAAGGTGCAATGAATCAATTGGGGGCCATTGTTGAAAACCCGGAGTTTTATAAGTACATGACAGGCAGAAAGAATATCCTCCATTATGCCCGAATGTCATCCAATGACATTTCCAATGAGAGAATAGAAGAGGTCATCAAGCTTGTCAAACTGGATCATGCCATCGATAAGAAGGTTAAAACCTATTCATTAGGGATGCGTCAGCGCCTTGGCGTGGCACAGGCCATTTTACATAAACCGTCGTTATTGATTTTTGATGAACCGACGAACGGCTTGGATCCACAAGGGATTCGCGAGTTTCGTGATTATTTGAAAGTACTGGCGAGTGAAGGCGTCGGGATATTGATTTCATCACATTTACTATCGGAAATGCAATTGATGTGCGATAGTTTTGCCGTTATCGAAAAGGGAAAACTGATACATACGAAAGAACATATCTTAGATGAAAAAACCGAAACGATCAATGAAGTTTCATTCACTGTCAGTGATGGGAAGCTAGCTAAAAACATCCTTCAAGAACAGTTTGGGGATATTACGATTCTGAAATATGATGCGAAGACAATCTCCGTATCGGCCTCTCGTGAACAAACGGCCAATATAAATAGGAGTTTTATTGAAAATCAACTAGATGTCTATGAAATTGGCATTACTAGAAAATCACTGGAAGATAAATTCTTTGAAATCACTGAGCAGGAAATGAGGGAGTCTGTATGA
- a CDS encoding DMT family transporter, translating to MTNFMYIFCLLVWGLNFIAVKIQGTPVSLELSLTYRLGLTAILFFILLCILRPKGKPKKKDVPFIILFGTCNFALSYLCLYYATILSSAAMVTLIFSLKVILTPIALRVFLKEPLHSRILIGGIIGVLAVCIVIYPSLNNVHGFNDIKGIMMAVLGTLLTALGDASSARNARKKVNPIYANALGFAVGGILLAAIVFIQGQAVTLPTSITYLSALFYLTIFASFGAWLFYLKLVEKIGGAKSGYMVALFPAIGGIASVMIGESEPSIFLGAGCLFSCLGAAIALGFGMNIGKSNLKEEI from the coding sequence ATGACTAACTTTATGTACATATTTTGTTTATTAGTATGGGGACTTAATTTTATTGCCGTTAAGATTCAAGGTACACCTGTAAGTTTAGAATTATCTTTAACATATCGTTTAGGTTTGACGGCCATCCTATTTTTCATTTTATTGTGCATTCTTAGACCTAAAGGAAAACCAAAGAAAAAGGATGTTCCATTTATTATTTTGTTTGGAACTTGTAATTTTGCTTTAAGCTATTTATGCCTTTATTACGCCACTATCTTAAGTTCAGCGGCCATGGTTACTTTAATATTTTCATTGAAAGTCATTTTAACACCCATTGCCCTTCGTGTTTTTTTGAAGGAGCCATTACATTCACGTATCTTAATTGGTGGGATAATTGGTGTGCTGGCTGTTTGTATTGTTATTTACCCGAGTTTAAATAATGTTCATGGATTCAATGATATAAAGGGTATCATGATGGCTGTTCTTGGTACCCTCCTTACTGCATTGGGCGATGCAAGTTCAGCTAGAAATGCCAGGAAGAAAGTAAACCCAATCTATGCTAATGCACTTGGATTTGCGGTAGGAGGAATTCTTTTAGCGGCAATTGTGTTCATTCAAGGACAAGCAGTCACTTTACCGACATCTATTACCTATTTATCTGCTTTGTTCTATTTAACTATATTCGCTTCCTTTGGAGCTTGGCTATTCTACCTCAAGCTTGTAGAAAAAATAGGCGGGGCGAAAAGTGGATACATGGTTGCCCTTTTTCCGGCAATTGGAGGTATAGCTTCAGTGATGATCGGTGAATCAGAACCATCGATTTTCCTGGGAGCTGGCTGTCTTTTCAGTTGTTTAGGTGCCGCTATTGCATTAGGTTTTGGTATGAATATTGGTAAAAGTAACTTGAAAGAAGAAATTTAG
- a CDS encoding DUF2716 domain-containing protein, with product MENWIELSAIEYKEVWDRIYNEFNFEPSISNFPSFEVPNPFITYDVSPYLNWSGDSNTYNEIYNDLEDKSLLVFQELTQKNEYMYALDWQHQDYWINPRMEFPKSEFDEWTVPIFPNGDYYFFIHKNFEWGLLGHPWQETITIFGKELIKGFEKYHPRMFQKKLRQG from the coding sequence ATGGAAAATTGGATTGAATTATCTGCAATAGAATACAAAGAGGTATGGGATAGGATATATAATGAATTTAATTTTGAACCAAGCATATCAAACTTCCCATCTTTTGAAGTACCCAATCCATTTATCACATATGATGTATCCCCGTATTTAAATTGGTCCGGAGATTCAAATACTTATAATGAGATTTACAATGATCTAGAGGATAAGTCATTGCTTGTTTTTCAAGAACTCACACAGAAAAATGAATATATGTATGCGTTAGATTGGCAACATCAAGATTATTGGATAAACCCCCGTATGGAGTTTCCGAAAAGTGAATTTGATGAATGGACAGTACCTATTTTTCCAAACGGTGATTATTACTTTTTTATTCATAAGAATTTTGAATGGGGATTATTGGGACACCCATGGCAAGAAACCATCACTATTTTTGGAAAAGAATTGATAAAGGGTTTTGAAAAATATCACCCGAGAATGTTTCAAAAGAAATTACGTCAGGGATAA
- a CDS encoding peptidoglycan-binding protein, giving the protein MKKILLTILTASVFILGVCMPTKGEAAALDRTLSFGMSNSDVKDLQELLLTKGVFPYHEATGNFGPITKESVKKYQEKSGLKVDGIAGTQTNQKIQVLKSGDMGRPVAELQRLLKAWDVYTSTIDGIYGTGTKQAVINFQKQKGLSADGIAGARTFSKLKERASSASSAVKEITVTSTAYTASCQGCSGTTRMGVDLKKYDDAKLIAVDPNVIPLGSIVEVEGYGRAIAADTGGAIKGNRIDVFIAGEADALTWGRKQVNVKVIR; this is encoded by the coding sequence ATGAAGAAAATTTTATTAACAATCCTAACGGCTTCTGTATTCATTCTAGGAGTTTGCATGCCAACAAAAGGCGAAGCCGCTGCTTTGGATCGCACACTTTCATTTGGAATGAGTAATAGTGATGTTAAAGACTTACAAGAATTATTACTGACAAAAGGGGTTTTTCCCTATCATGAAGCAACAGGTAACTTCGGACCGATTACAAAAGAATCCGTAAAGAAGTATCAGGAAAAATCAGGACTGAAAGTCGATGGAATAGCAGGAACACAAACGAATCAGAAAATACAGGTACTAAAAAGCGGGGATATGGGAAGACCTGTAGCTGAACTGCAAAGATTATTGAAGGCCTGGGACGTTTACACATCAACTATCGATGGCATTTATGGAACAGGTACAAAGCAAGCCGTCATCAACTTTCAAAAGCAAAAGGGATTATCCGCTGATGGAATCGCCGGTGCACGGACCTTCAGTAAATTAAAAGAAAGAGCAAGTTCAGCAAGCTCTGCCGTTAAAGAAATAACAGTAACAAGTACAGCATATACAGCGAGCTGCCAGGGATGCTCAGGCACTACAAGAATGGGCGTTGACCTAAAAAAATATGATGATGCCAAACTGATAGCAGTCGATCCTAACGTGATTCCGCTAGGCTCCATCGTTGAAGTCGAAGGCTATGGACGAGCAATTGCTGCAGATACGGGCGGCGCCATCAAAGGAAACAGAATCGATGTATTCATCGCGGGTGAAGCGGATGCTTTAACGTGGGGAAGAAAGCAAGTGAACGTGAAAGTAATTAGATGA
- a CDS encoding HAD family hydrolase, which produces MIKAVIFDFDGLILDTETAWYEAYKETMAFYKSDLPLEHFVKCIGTDNTELNQYFKDQLGESCNIEEIESRAKSLHEVKMKTSQAREGVKDYLEEAKNNGYKIALASSSTKEWVTHHLGELGLLNYFEVLITGDDVEKVKPAPDLYVKAIEVLGTRPTEAVAFEDSLNGLQAALTAGLKCVIVPNPVTEALAFENHHLRLRSMMDKSLSEVIKHIDP; this is translated from the coding sequence ATGATTAAAGCAGTTATTTTCGACTTTGATGGTTTAATTTTAGATACAGAAACGGCTTGGTATGAGGCTTATAAAGAAACGATGGCTTTTTATAAATCTGATTTGCCTCTCGAACATTTCGTAAAATGTATCGGAACGGATAATACTGAACTTAATCAGTACTTCAAGGATCAGCTGGGGGAAAGTTGTAATATTGAAGAAATTGAATCCAGAGCAAAAAGCCTTCATGAAGTCAAAATGAAAACATCACAGGCACGTGAAGGAGTAAAAGATTATTTAGAAGAAGCAAAAAACAATGGATATAAAATCGCCCTCGCTTCAAGCTCGACGAAAGAGTGGGTCACTCATCATTTGGGGGAACTTGGACTGTTAAACTATTTTGAAGTTCTTATCACAGGGGATGATGTTGAAAAAGTAAAACCTGCGCCTGATTTATATGTAAAGGCAATTGAAGTTCTAGGCACTCGGCCCACAGAAGCCGTAGCATTCGAAGATTCGTTAAATGGGCTTCAAGCGGCCCTGACTGCAGGATTAAAGTGTGTAATCGTTCCTAATCCCGTTACGGAAGCTTTAGCTTTTGAAAATCATCATTTACGCCTCCGATCCATGATGGATAAGAGCTTGTCTGAAGTTATCAAACATATTGACCCATAA
- a CDS encoding GNAT family N-acetyltransferase, whose translation MNSIETIQELTNKEQWLEAFPIMNQLRTDLTQKTYLELLEEMKKDGYRLLALYKDNQVVSLAGLSWRVNFYNKRHVFIYDLVTDSAHRSFGYGEKLLNYLHDWAKENGAAYVALESGIRRNDAHRFYEEKLDYDKWCYSFRKTL comes from the coding sequence GTGAATTCGATAGAAACAATACAAGAATTAACCAATAAAGAACAATGGTTAGAAGCCTTTCCAATCATGAATCAGCTGCGTACTGACTTAACTCAAAAAACATATCTGGAGTTACTTGAAGAAATGAAGAAAGATGGGTACCGTTTGCTTGCTTTATATAAGGATAACCAGGTTGTATCCTTGGCTGGTTTAAGCTGGAGAGTGAACTTTTATAATAAACGTCACGTATTTATTTATGACCTTGTAACAGATTCTGCCCACCGTTCATTTGGATATGGAGAGAAGTTATTGAATTATTTACATGACTGGGCAAAAGAAAACGGAGCTGCCTATGTGGCATTGGAATCTGGAATCCGGCGAAACGATGCCCACCGTTTCTATGAAGAGAAATTGGATTATGATAAATGGTGCTACTCATTTAGAAAAACGCTGTAA
- a CDS encoding macrolide family glycosyltransferase translates to MARVLFINGGSEGHVNPTLGVVQELISCGEEVVYFTIEAFRERIEKTGATVRTFDGEKFIKAFISGGRNYLLERINGLLRTADIVIPSVLEQIKGEHFDYIIHDSMFGCGRLLAQILKLPAINSCTSFAQTKASFDKMLEQLSKEIPTRIYDEFQSLTEMVKGKYDVEIHSPYEVFCNPAPLTIVYTTREFQPFGEAFDQTYKFVGPSISSRLKQDDFDLAAIKGKSPIYISLGTVFNRDVDFYKLCFEAFGNSNHTVVMSIGQQTPLIDLGEIPQNFIVKKYVPQTEVLKYTKLFITHGGMNSTNEGLYYGVPLIVIPQSADQPIIAEQVANIGAGIKLQMQSLNANQLREAADHVLNDPTFHKDVSYIRESFQKSGGYHKAVEEIFEFKSQYDI, encoded by the coding sequence ATGGCACGTGTTTTATTTATTAATGGTGGATCAGAAGGACATGTCAATCCAACTCTTGGAGTTGTGCAAGAGCTTATTTCGTGTGGAGAAGAGGTAGTGTACTTTACGATAGAAGCTTTTCGAGAGCGTATTGAGAAGACGGGAGCCACTGTACGAACATTTGACGGTGAAAAATTTATAAAAGCTTTTATCTCAGGCGGGAGAAATTATTTACTCGAAAGAATCAACGGTCTTTTACGTACGGCAGATATCGTCATACCTAGCGTTCTTGAACAGATCAAGGGAGAGCATTTTGATTACATCATCCACGATTCCATGTTTGGTTGTGGCCGTTTACTTGCCCAAATCCTTAAGCTTCCTGCAATCAATTCTTGTACTTCTTTTGCGCAGACGAAAGCATCATTCGATAAAATGTTGGAACAGCTTTCTAAAGAAATCCCTACACGTATATACGATGAATTTCAAAGCCTGACGGAGATGGTGAAGGGGAAATATGATGTGGAGATCCATTCTCCTTACGAAGTTTTTTGTAATCCTGCACCACTTACAATCGTTTATACAACTAGAGAATTTCAACCTTTTGGAGAAGCATTCGACCAAACTTACAAATTTGTAGGTCCATCCATCTCTTCACGATTAAAACAGGATGACTTTGACCTTGCTGCTATCAAAGGAAAAAGTCCCATTTACATTTCACTCGGGACAGTTTTTAACCGTGATGTTGATTTTTATAAGCTTTGTTTTGAAGCATTTGGAAATAGCAATCACACGGTTGTAATGTCGATCGGTCAACAAACCCCACTAATTGATTTAGGAGAGATTCCGCAAAACTTCATTGTGAAAAAATATGTTCCACAAACGGAAGTGCTAAAATACACTAAGTTATTTATCACACATGGTGGAATGAATAGTACCAATGAGGGACTCTACTACGGGGTTCCGCTAATTGTAATCCCACAAAGCGCGGATCAGCCAATTATTGCAGAGCAAGTTGCCAATATCGGAGCAGGTATTAAATTACAAATGCAAAGCTTGAATGCAAATCAACTACGTGAGGCCGCAGATCATGTGTTAAACGACCCAACTTTCCATAAAGATGTTTCATATATAAGGGAATCCTTTCAAAAATCGGGTGGATATCACAAAGCTGTTGAAGAGATTTTTGAATTTAAAAGTCAATATGATATCTAA
- a CDS encoding VOC family protein produces MESKWSNEMKVAQIRVARPTDQLKKVVSFYCEGLGLKKIGSFEDHEGYDGIMIGLPDTSYHLEFTQHKDGSPCPAPSKDNLLVFYIPERKAIEKITNRLKGMGYQPVSPENPYWEKSGVTIEDPDGWRIVLMNSPGIGN; encoded by the coding sequence ATGGAAAGTAAATGGTCAAATGAAATGAAAGTAGCGCAAATCCGGGTTGCACGTCCTACTGATCAGCTTAAAAAGGTTGTAAGCTTCTATTGTGAAGGATTGGGCTTGAAAAAAATCGGGTCTTTTGAAGATCATGAAGGATATGACGGCATCATGATTGGGCTTCCAGATACCAGCTATCATCTGGAGTTTACCCAGCATAAAGATGGCAGTCCTTGTCCTGCCCCATCAAAGGATAATCTGCTTGTCTTTTATATTCCTGAACGTAAAGCCATTGAGAAAATCACGAATAGATTGAAAGGTATGGGCTATCAACCGGTTTCTCCAGAAAATCCATATTGGGAGAAATCAGGTGTTACCATTGAAGATCCGGATGGTTGGAGAATAGTTTTAATGAATTCACCCGGCATAGGAAATTAA
- a CDS encoding phosphotransferase enzyme family protein: MEASVEQIFSVELVKLAGHFFQVNSKDPLKLGDAENYVFEVYRDGTPYILRMTHQSHRTKGQVLAELKWIEYLQNNSCEIPKVLSSKENNLVEIVKGSDGTEFYCCLFEKAPGVRMKVTDENFDEPLFFEWGRTIGQMHKQTKNYQPETKYRRLDWHEEELLNAELYQSDVPEQLMHQQELIKKNLDALPVHQDNFGLIHSDIHNGNFHFHEGKIHVFDFDDCSYHWFASDLAIPLYYLIWSLEREGIKGLDEYAAKFMRAFIKGYETENILAPEAYESIPLFLKLRDLTLYNFFHKKYDLKNADGQLFKTVKKIEQRIIDGRPIVHFDPNMVH; encoded by the coding sequence ATGGAAGCATCGGTAGAGCAGATTTTTTCTGTGGAATTGGTGAAATTGGCCGGGCATTTTTTTCAAGTGAATTCTAAGGATCCACTAAAACTTGGAGATGCAGAGAACTATGTATTTGAGGTTTACAGGGATGGAACGCCATACATTTTAAGAATGACACATCAATCGCATCGTACAAAAGGTCAAGTCCTTGCTGAGTTAAAATGGATTGAATATTTACAGAATAATAGTTGTGAGATTCCTAAAGTTCTCTCTTCGAAAGAAAATAACTTAGTTGAAATTGTAAAGGGTTCGGATGGTACGGAATTTTATTGTTGCCTGTTTGAAAAAGCTCCTGGTGTAAGGATGAAAGTCACCGATGAAAATTTCGATGAACCTTTATTTTTTGAATGGGGAAGAACGATTGGCCAAATGCATAAACAAACAAAAAATTATCAGCCTGAAACAAAATATAGAAGGCTGGATTGGCATGAAGAGGAACTATTGAATGCCGAACTCTACCAATCCGATGTTCCAGAGCAATTGATGCACCAACAAGAATTAATCAAGAAGAATTTAGATGCCCTTCCAGTTCATCAAGATAATTTTGGATTGATCCATTCTGATATACATAACGGCAACTTCCATTTTCATGAGGGGAAGATTCATGTTTTTGACTTTGATGACTGCTCTTATCACTGGTTTGCCAGCGATTTGGCCATCCCTCTGTACTATCTGATATGGAGCTTGGAACGTGAAGGGATAAAAGGGCTTGATGAATATGCCGCCAAATTCATGAGAGCATTCATAAAAGGCTATGAGACGGAAAATATCCTGGCACCTGAAGCATACGAATCGATTCCTCTATTTTTAAAGTTAAGGGATCTAACGTTATATAATTTTTTTCATAAAAAGTATGATTTGAAGAATGCGGATGGTCAATTATTCAAAACCGTGAAAAAGATCGAACAAAGAATCATCGATGGCCGTCCTATTGTTCACTTCGATCCGAACATGGTTCATTAA
- a CDS encoding SDR family oxidoreductase, protein MNIYEQQKNGQPGQTQERQPGIESEMNPLPIQPKDYIGSGKLKDRVALITGGDSGIGRAVAIAYAKEGAHVVVNYLDEHGDAEETKQLIEAEGVRCLLLPSDVSVEANCKELITKTLDEFGKLDILVNNAAVQFPTENIEDITDEQWDKTFRTNIYSVFYMSKHAVPHMKQGNSVINTTSINPYRGHATLMDYTATKGAIVGFTRSLAQNVAKKGIRVNMVAPGPIWTPLIPATFDEQSVAEFGTEAPLGRPGQPADHAGAYVLLASDEGAYITGQCIHINGGITMSS, encoded by the coding sequence TTGAATATATATGAACAGCAAAAAAACGGTCAGCCCGGACAAACACAGGAAAGACAGCCTGGCATTGAATCTGAGATGAATCCACTTCCGATTCAGCCAAAGGATTATATAGGAAGCGGTAAGCTAAAGGACCGCGTTGCCTTGATAACAGGCGGAGATAGCGGCATCGGACGTGCGGTTGCCATCGCTTATGCAAAGGAAGGCGCCCATGTGGTTGTGAATTATTTAGATGAGCACGGTGATGCCGAGGAAACGAAGCAGCTGATTGAAGCGGAAGGCGTTCGCTGCCTCTTGCTTCCAAGTGACGTTTCCGTGGAGGCGAATTGTAAGGAATTGATTACGAAGACGTTGGACGAGTTTGGAAAGCTGGACATCCTCGTCAATAATGCAGCGGTGCAATTTCCGACGGAAAACATTGAGGATATCACGGACGAGCAATGGGACAAAACGTTCCGCACCAATATTTATTCAGTTTTTTACATGAGCAAGCACGCGGTTCCTCATATGAAACAAGGTAATTCAGTCATCAACACAACATCGATCAACCCATATAGAGGACATGCAACACTGATGGATTATACAGCGACAAAAGGGGCAATCGTCGGATTCACACGCAGCCTTGCACAGAATGTGGCTAAAAAAGGGATCCGGGTCAATATGGTGGCACCAGGCCCGATTTGGACTCCGCTCATCCCGGCGACGTTCGACGAACAATCCGTAGCCGAGTTCGGTACCGAGGCACCGCTTGGCCGCCCTGGGCAACCGGCTGACCATGCAGGCGCATATGTGCTGCTGGCATCTGATGAAGGTGCTTATATAACGGGGCAGTGCATTCACATCAATGGCGGGATAACAATGTCCTCATGA
- a CDS encoding ABC transporter permease — MSLVKNEWMKIFSKVSTYIFIAFLLLAALGTAVIDYKLSPEESGKDWKQELKADIQEQEKALKDKEISEDEKAAIMEDIKLNKQLLADDINPDLNTNWTYMAEWTTSLTSFVTLFVVIVCSSLVSSEFSDGTIKQLLIRPYKRWKILLSKYITSLLFAALLLASLLIFSYLIGIIFFGNGSYSDKIMDPASFGEFSPVVVGEYFVDMIVYWIPGFLVITTIAFMLSTLFKNQALAVGISIFILFASSTLNMVIQSFIGKYEWLKFVLFPHLDLRGYISGAMEMFDGATLGFSMSVLGIYYLIFLALTFFFFQKKDITN, encoded by the coding sequence ATGTCCTTAGTAAAAAATGAATGGATGAAAATCTTTTCAAAAGTATCAACTTATATATTCATCGCTTTTCTTTTATTGGCAGCATTAGGGACTGCAGTCATCGATTATAAACTAAGTCCCGAAGAATCGGGTAAAGATTGGAAGCAAGAGTTAAAGGCAGATATACAAGAACAGGAAAAGGCTTTGAAAGATAAGGAAATCAGTGAAGATGAAAAAGCCGCGATCATGGAAGATATCAAACTCAACAAGCAACTGTTGGCTGATGATATAAACCCTGACTTGAACACGAATTGGACCTATATGGCGGAATGGACTACATCATTAACATCATTTGTCACTTTATTCGTCGTTATTGTTTGCAGCTCGCTCGTTTCCTCTGAATTTTCGGATGGCACCATTAAACAACTGTTGATCAGGCCTTATAAACGTTGGAAGATCCTGCTTTCCAAATATATTACTTCCTTGTTATTTGCAGCGTTATTACTTGCGAGCCTACTTATATTCAGTTATCTTATCGGCATCATATTCTTTGGCAATGGTTCGTATTCAGACAAAATCATGGATCCCGCATCTTTCGGTGAATTCAGTCCGGTGGTAGTCGGCGAATATTTCGTGGACATGATCGTATACTGGATACCAGGATTCCTGGTCATCACGACCATCGCTTTCATGCTAAGCACATTATTTAAAAACCAAGCACTTGCAGTAGGTATATCCATTTTCATCCTATTTGCTTCCTCGACATTAAATATGGTCATTCAATCATTCATCGGCAAATACGAGTGGTTAAAATTCGTCTTATTCCCCCACCTTGATTTAAGGGGCTATATTTCCGGAGCCATGGAAATGTTCGATGGAGCTACACTTGGATTTTCAATGAGTGTACTCGGCATCTATTATCTTATCTTTTTAGCGCTAACTTTCTTCTTCTTCCAGAAAAAAGATATCACTAATTAA
- a CDS encoding zinc ribbon domain-containing protein: MSEKGCMKCGSNDAAKKDVAMTGTGLSKMFDVQNNQFTVVYCKNCGYSEFYNRQSSAGSNLLDLFFG; encoded by the coding sequence ATGAGCGAAAAAGGTTGTATGAAATGTGGAAGCAATGATGCTGCCAAGAAGGATGTAGCCATGACAGGAACAGGGTTGTCAAAAATGTTCGATGTCCAGAATAATCAATTTACGGTTGTGTATTGCAAGAATTGCGGTTATTCGGAGTTTTATAATAGGCAATCATCTGCAGGCAGTAATTTGCTAGATCTATTCTTTGGATGA
- a CDS encoding DUF3951 domain-containing protein, which produces MTYVFSLFIIFVIGFVCYRMIKKKSIPSNRYTPYDDITMGIKDDDIQQDNPIHDTKHHIQYEEKSNDDKTV; this is translated from the coding sequence ATGACATATGTTTTTTCTCTATTCATTATTTTTGTAATAGGCTTTGTTTGTTATCGGATGATTAAAAAGAAATCAATACCTTCAAATAGATACACACCTTATGATGACATCACAATGGGAATTAAAGATGACGATATACAACAAGATAATCCAATACATGATACCAAGCATCATATTCAATATGAAGAGAAATCAAATGACGACAAGACCGTTTAA
- a CDS encoding GNAT family N-acetyltransferase: MSEMKNHIIRTGELADAEAVLDVQNSVISEGEYFIAVSEEFNKTPEQQRDWIRTLLKNERDTIIVAEINGEVIGWIVFQSENRKRMSHKGSFGMMIRKNYRGKGMGKELLKALLEWAEANPFIEKVSLGVFSTNQRAISLYKKMGFVEEGRKIKEFKMSEREYVDDIIMYKMV; the protein is encoded by the coding sequence ATGTCAGAAATGAAAAATCACATCATTCGGACTGGTGAATTGGCGGATGCGGAAGCGGTTTTGGATGTACAGAATTCCGTTATTTCCGAAGGAGAGTATTTTATTGCGGTATCGGAGGAGTTCAATAAAACACCAGAACAACAAAGGGATTGGATACGAACGTTATTGAAAAATGAACGGGATACCATCATCGTGGCCGAAATAAATGGTGAGGTCATTGGATGGATCGTGTTTCAATCGGAAAATAGGAAGAGAATGTCTCACAAGGGCTCATTTGGAATGATGATCAGGAAAAATTACAGAGGGAAAGGAATGGGAAAGGAGCTTTTAAAAGCGTTATTGGAATGGGCAGAGGCAAATCCGTTCATTGAAAAGGTGAGCTTGGGAGTATTTTCAACAAATCAGCGGGCAATATCACTGTATAAAAAGATGGGATTTGTTGAAGAGGGCCGTAAAATAAAGGAATTCAAGATGAGCGAACGTGAATACGTCGATGATATTATCATGTACAAAATGGTTTGA
- a CDS encoding Type 1 glutamine amidotransferase-like domain-containing protein: MDICFIGGGNQTNNELGEVFLELSKMIKPEAKLLIIPFATDNSRYESWMASIKQAFSIMDNVSIELLNEDLSDTEMKSSIIEHDILYFIGGKPERLIHVIEEKGLAPIIKDFQGLIIGYSAESLAFCKDCIITKDKDYPETIVIKGLGLVGFSVEVHYEDNIDGELIPLSNERKIYAIPNGSAIFSKNGEPFKVTNDIYSFQNMKKGIVNFQVIKTNAGWRGTEGIG, encoded by the coding sequence ATGGATATTTGTTTTATTGGCGGCGGAAATCAGACGAATAATGAATTAGGTGAAGTGTTCCTGGAACTGTCAAAAATGATTAAACCTGAAGCTAAGCTTTTGATAATCCCTTTTGCAACCGACAATTCCAGGTATGAAAGTTGGATGGCAAGTATTAAACAAGCCTTTTCAATAATGGACAATGTAAGTATTGAATTATTAAACGAAGACCTTTCGGACACTGAAATGAAAAGTTCTATAATCGAACATGATATTCTTTATTTTATTGGTGGAAAGCCAGAAAGGTTGATCCATGTAATAGAGGAAAAAGGACTTGCCCCAATTATCAAAGACTTTCAAGGTTTAATCATTGGATATAGTGCGGAGTCATTAGCTTTCTGCAAGGATTGCATAATAACAAAAGATAAAGACTATCCAGAAACGATAGTGATCAAGGGCTTGGGGTTAGTCGGATTTAGTGTTGAGGTCCATTACGAGGATAATATAGATGGAGAATTAATTCCCCTATCAAATGAACGAAAGATATATGCAATACCGAATGGAAGTGCAATTTTCTCCAAGAATGGGGAACCATTTAAAGTTACAAACGATATCTATTCTTTTCAAAATATGAAAAAGGGGATTGTGAACTTCCAAGTCATAAAAACAAATGCAGGTTGGCGGGGGACTGAAGGAATTGGTTGA